The proteins below come from a single Prochlorococcus marinus str. MIT 9215 genomic window:
- a CDS encoding GDP-mannose 4,6-dehydratase has protein sequence MINLNEFTEFNVINNVVSGGAGFLGSHLIDKLLKNGQNVLCLDNLSSGYSGNIAHLKKNKKFLFINHDILEPLDSTILIEKIWHLASPASPYHYQNDPIRTTRVNYEGTFNLLNLAKSHNSKMLFASTSEVYGETTNYLQEEDMPVKLSTFSPRACYSEGKRIAETLINSYREKYNLEIRIARIFNTYGPRLNINDGRVISNFIKQCLTGDKLTIYGDGRQTRSFCYVSDLIEGLLVLMESNYNYPINIGNEEEISIIKLADLIKNIINKNVIFEYRKLPLDDPKRRKPCLNRAKKYLNWSPKVTLIEGLHKTISSYKELLRYKN, from the coding sequence ATGATTAATTTGAACGAATTTACAGAATTTAATGTAATAAATAATGTTGTTTCTGGCGGAGCAGGTTTTTTAGGATCTCACCTAATTGATAAACTTTTAAAAAATGGACAAAATGTTTTATGCCTTGATAATTTATCCTCTGGGTATTCAGGCAACATCGCACATTTAAAGAAAAATAAAAAATTCTTATTTATTAATCATGATATTTTAGAACCTCTTGATTCAACAATATTAATTGAAAAGATATGGCATTTGGCTTCACCTGCCTCACCCTATCATTATCAAAATGATCCAATAAGAACTACTAGGGTTAATTATGAAGGAACTTTTAACTTGCTCAATTTAGCTAAGTCTCATAATTCAAAGATGCTTTTCGCAAGTACAAGTGAAGTTTATGGGGAAACAACCAATTATTTACAAGAAGAAGATATGCCAGTCAAGTTATCAACCTTTAGTCCTAGGGCTTGTTATTCAGAAGGGAAAAGAATAGCAGAAACTCTTATAAATTCTTACAGAGAAAAATATAATTTGGAAATTAGAATAGCAAGAATATTTAATACTTATGGACCAAGATTAAATATTAATGATGGAAGAGTTATTAGTAATTTCATAAAACAATGTTTGACGGGGGATAAATTAACAATTTATGGAGATGGTAGACAAACTAGGTCATTTTGCTATGTAAGTGATTTAATTGAAGGACTATTAGTTCTAATGGAATCTAATTATAACTACCCAATTAATATTGGTAATGAAGAAGAAATATCAATAATAAAATTAGCTGATTTAATTAAAAATATTATTAATAAGAATGTGATTTTTGAGTATCGAAAATTACCTTTAGATGACCCCAAAAGAAGAAAACCATGCCTCAATAGGGCAAAAAAATATTTGAATTGGAGTCCAAAAGTTACTTTAATAGAAGGGCTACACAAAACTATTAGTTCTTATAAAGAACTCTTAAGATATAAAAATTGA
- the galE gene encoding UDP-glucose 4-epimerase GalE — MGRILLTGGFGYIGSHTAAQLAEKGEDFIIYDNFCNCNSNIVNQLEKTIGEKINFIEGDIRDISKLEAIMSTNKITSVAHFAALKYVGDSVKSPLDYYDVNVLGTINLLKIMQKYGVNKFLFSSSASIYGEPEYLPIDEMHPLKAINPYGETKLMVEKVLEDLSRSDDSWSIISLRYFNPLGAHQFGFIGDDPFSKNSQNLLPSIIRAALGLSRKIKIYGDDYDTKDGTGVRDYIHIIDLANAHLKALIHLNSNKGINVFNLGTGRGFSVLEVINTFEMVTGKHVPKQIIKRRKGDVSSCYADPSRANTFLDWKTKLDLKEMCLSAWNFSNKKD, encoded by the coding sequence ATGGGTAGAATTCTTCTTACTGGTGGTTTCGGATACATTGGATCGCATACTGCGGCTCAGCTAGCTGAAAAAGGAGAAGATTTCATTATTTATGATAATTTTTGTAATTGTAATTCAAATATTGTTAATCAATTAGAAAAAACAATTGGAGAAAAAATTAATTTTATAGAGGGAGATATTAGGGATATCTCCAAACTAGAAGCGATAATGAGTACAAATAAGATTACTTCTGTGGCCCATTTCGCAGCTCTTAAATATGTAGGAGATTCAGTTAAGAGTCCTTTAGATTACTATGATGTAAACGTGCTTGGGACTATTAATTTACTTAAAATTATGCAGAAGTATGGAGTCAATAAATTTTTATTTAGCAGCAGCGCTTCAATATATGGGGAACCTGAATATTTACCTATTGATGAGATGCATCCCCTTAAAGCGATAAACCCATATGGAGAAACAAAATTAATGGTTGAAAAAGTGCTTGAAGATTTATCAAGATCAGACGATAGTTGGTCTATTATTTCTTTAAGATATTTTAATCCACTTGGGGCACATCAGTTTGGATTTATTGGAGATGATCCATTCTCAAAAAATTCACAAAATCTATTGCCATCTATTATCAGAGCGGCACTTGGATTGAGTCGTAAAATAAAAATTTATGGCGATGATTATGATACAAAAGATGGTACAGGAGTACGAGATTACATACACATAATAGATTTAGCAAATGCACATTTAAAGGCTTTAATACATTTAAATAGTAATAAAGGTATAAATGTCTTTAATCTTGGTACTGGAAGAGGTTTTAGCGTTCTGGAAGTAATTAATACATTTGAAATGGTAACTGGAAAGCATGTTCCCAAACAAATTATAAAAAGAAGAAAAGGTGATGTCTCTTCATGCTACGCAGATCCATCTAGGGCAAATACTTTTTTAGATTGGAAAACTAAATTAGACTTGAAAGAAATGTGTTTAAGTGCTTGGAACTTTTCAAATAAAAAGGATTAA
- the gmd gene encoding GDP-mannose 4,6-dehydratase produces the protein MSIQQKAIITGITGQDGSYLAEFLLKKGYEVHGVKRRASSFNTSRIDHIYKDPHIENSKFILHYGDLTDSTNLIRIIQQVKPDEIYNLGAQSHVAVSFETPEYTANSDALGTLRILEAIRILGLEKHTKFYQASTSELYGLVQESPQTEKTPFYPRSPYAVAKLYSYWITINYREAYKMFACNGILFNHESPRRGETFVTRKITRGLTRIEKGLEKYLYLGNIDAQRDWGHARDYIEMQWMMLQLDKPEDFVIATGRMETVRRFCELTSNKLGWNKGCENGIIWENNGPNEIGRRADNGEIVIKIDPRYYRPTEVQELLGDATKAKNILNWEPKITLEELVSEMVDSEINSLKLS, from the coding sequence ATGAGTATTCAACAAAAAGCAATTATTACAGGAATTACAGGTCAAGATGGAAGTTATCTTGCTGAATTTCTTTTAAAAAAAGGATATGAAGTTCATGGTGTCAAAAGACGGGCAAGCAGTTTTAATACTTCAAGAATAGACCATATCTACAAAGATCCCCATATAGAAAACTCTAAGTTTATTCTTCATTATGGAGATTTAACAGATAGCACGAATCTAATAAGAATTATCCAACAAGTAAAACCAGACGAGATATATAATTTAGGCGCACAAAGTCATGTAGCAGTAAGTTTTGAAACCCCAGAATATACAGCTAATAGTGATGCATTAGGAACTTTAAGAATTTTAGAAGCAATTAGAATTTTGGGATTAGAAAAACATACTAAATTTTATCAAGCTAGTACTAGTGAATTATATGGATTAGTACAAGAATCACCTCAAACAGAAAAAACACCTTTCTATCCAAGAAGTCCATATGCTGTCGCAAAATTATATTCATATTGGATTACGATTAATTACAGAGAAGCTTATAAAATGTTTGCCTGCAATGGTATCCTTTTTAATCATGAAAGTCCAAGAAGAGGCGAAACCTTTGTAACTAGAAAAATAACGAGAGGTCTTACAAGGATTGAAAAAGGTTTAGAGAAATATCTTTATTTAGGAAATATTGATGCCCAAAGAGATTGGGGGCATGCAAGAGACTATATAGAAATGCAATGGATGATGCTTCAACTGGATAAACCTGAAGATTTTGTTATTGCTACTGGCCGAATGGAAACTGTAAGAAGATTTTGTGAACTAACTAGTAATAAATTGGGATGGAATAAAGGTTGCGAAAATGGGATTATTTGGGAAAATAATGGGCCAAACGAAATCGGACGAAGGGCTGATAATGGTGAAATTGTAATTAAGATTGATCCAAGATATTATCGTCCTACCGAAGTTCAAGAGTTATTGGGAGATGCGACTAAAGCAAAAAATATTCTTAACTGGGAGCCTAAAATAACACTCGAAGAACTTGTATCAGAGATGGTTGACTCAGAAATAAATTCTCTAAAATTATCCTAA
- a CDS encoding mannose-1-phosphate guanylyltransferase/mannose-6-phosphate isomerase, which yields MSSDQIVPVILCGGAGSRLWPLSRESYPKQFLKLHFTDSKSLLQNTHLRTKKIKNLEPPILICNEEHRFIVAEQMREINANPNSIILEPCGRNTAPAIVISALKALEIYEDPSILILSSDHQIVDENKFVEVIERGLKYSREGKLVTFGIIPKSPEVGYGYIKSQKAIDVESLNGSVIESFIEKPDKDTAKKFLLDKRFSWNSGIFLFKASSILKEIKNFAPEILEICSCALKKNLYDLDFQRIDEKFFSKCPNISIDVAVMEKTKNAFVLPLDAGWSDVGSWDFVWKISKKDENGNVIEGNVIAENTQNSLLSSNKRLVAVIGLKDLVVIETNDAILVADKKECQKVKDIVKKLNHKNIPEGVEHQKCYRPWGDYESLVKGGKWQVKLINVKSGEKLSLQKHKYRTEHWVVVSGTAKVEIDGKEMILNQNQSSYIPLGCKHRLSNPGNNDLKIIEVQSGSYLGEDDIERFDDNYGRIG from the coding sequence ATGTCATCTGATCAGATAGTTCCAGTAATATTGTGCGGAGGTGCTGGAAGTCGGTTATGGCCACTTTCAAGAGAAAGTTATCCTAAACAATTTCTTAAATTACATTTTACTGATTCAAAATCTTTACTTCAAAATACTCACTTAAGAACAAAGAAAATAAAAAATTTAGAGCCTCCAATTTTAATTTGTAACGAAGAGCATAGATTTATTGTCGCTGAGCAGATGAGAGAAATAAATGCTAATCCCAATTCAATTATTCTTGAACCATGCGGAAGAAATACTGCTCCCGCCATAGTTATTTCAGCTTTGAAAGCATTAGAAATTTATGAAGATCCAAGTATTCTGATCCTTTCTTCGGATCATCAAATTGTAGATGAGAATAAATTTGTAGAAGTAATCGAGAGAGGTCTTAAATACTCTAGAGAAGGAAAGTTAGTTACATTTGGTATTATCCCAAAATCGCCTGAAGTAGGTTATGGATATATTAAATCCCAAAAAGCAATAGATGTTGAATCACTAAATGGTTCAGTTATTGAGTCTTTTATCGAAAAACCAGATAAAGATACAGCCAAAAAATTTTTATTGGATAAAAGATTTTCTTGGAATAGTGGTATTTTTTTATTTAAAGCTTCAAGTATTCTTAAAGAAATAAAAAATTTTGCACCAGAGATTCTAGAAATATGTTCCTGCGCCTTGAAGAAGAATTTGTATGATTTGGATTTTCAAAGAATTGATGAAAAGTTTTTTTCTAAATGCCCAAATATTTCAATAGATGTTGCAGTTATGGAAAAAACTAAGAATGCGTTCGTTTTGCCATTAGATGCGGGTTGGAGTGATGTCGGCAGCTGGGACTTTGTCTGGAAAATCTCAAAAAAGGATGAAAATGGTAATGTAATTGAGGGTAATGTGATTGCAGAAAATACTCAAAATTCTCTTTTAAGTAGTAACAAAAGACTTGTTGCTGTAATTGGTTTGAAGGATTTAGTAGTTATAGAAACAAATGATGCTATTTTAGTCGCTGATAAAAAAGAATGTCAAAAAGTAAAAGACATAGTAAAAAAACTAAATCATAAAAATATTCCTGAGGGTGTAGAACATCAAAAATGTTATCGACCGTGGGGTGATTATGAATCATTAGTAAAGGGGGGAAAATGGCAGGTTAAATTGATAAATGTTAAATCTGGAGAGAAGCTTTCTCTCCAAAAACATAAATATCGAACTGAACATTGGGTAGTTGTTTCGGGTACTGCAAAAGTAGAAATAGACGGTAAAGAAATGATATTGAATCAAAATCAAAGTTCATATATTCCACTCGGATGCAAACATAGATTGTCAAATCCTGGGAATAATGATTTGAAAATCATTGAAGTGCAAAGTGGTTCTTATTTAGGTGAAGATGATATTGAAAGATTTGATGATAATTATGGACGTATTGGATAA
- a CDS encoding phytanoyl-CoA dioxygenase family protein, translating to MVNEFLLSSSGLQFKAYSPKKNYYADSHEIILNQEKFKNKLIQQGFLVVKNVMDKEKIKILRDQYYQLFKEEYKKENKEWYQIKEPKDSHGYGNHPVKNFLKSDDFLEFVNDPYLKKIVSILFGSNKAYLSKRILVRSFSSLSTFTTSAHRDKEYYVSTNPLEAVTAWIPLGIADKVHGQLVYLEKSHNFEFLDKSKYDKKDRIISQNLRKLAKDKGSRWLIPKINPGDVIFHCLNSVHASFDSNTLVPRLSCDLRFASAADYLDPRWNNYWYGEDGL from the coding sequence ATGGTTAATGAATTTTTACTATCATCTTCTGGCTTACAATTTAAGGCTTATTCGCCCAAAAAAAATTATTATGCTGACTCACATGAAATTATTCTAAATCAAGAGAAATTTAAAAATAAACTTATCCAGCAAGGTTTTTTAGTCGTTAAAAATGTAATGGATAAAGAAAAAATAAAAATCTTAAGAGATCAATACTATCAATTATTTAAAGAAGAATATAAAAAGGAAAATAAGGAATGGTATCAAATTAAAGAGCCAAAAGATTCTCATGGTTACGGCAATCATCCAGTTAAAAATTTTCTTAAATCAGATGATTTTTTAGAATTTGTAAATGATCCATATTTAAAAAAAATAGTATCAATTTTATTTGGATCCAATAAAGCGTATTTATCTAAAAGAATTTTAGTAAGAAGTTTTTCTAGTTTAAGTACATTTACTACAAGTGCACATAGAGATAAAGAATATTATGTTTCTACTAATCCTTTAGAAGCTGTAACTGCTTGGATACCTCTTGGCATTGCAGATAAAGTGCATGGTCAACTTGTATATCTTGAAAAATCACATAATTTTGAATTTCTTGATAAATCTAAATATGATAAAAAAGATAGGATCATTTCTCAAAATTTAAGAAAATTAGCTAAGGATAAAGGAAGTAGATGGCTTATACCGAAGATTAATCCTGGGGATGTTATTTTTCATTGTTTGAATAGTGTTCATGCTTCTTTTGATTCAAATACTTTAGTTCCTAGATTATCTTGCGATTTACGTTTTGCCTCTGCCGCAGATTATCTAGATCCTAGATGGAATAATTACTGGTATGGTGAAGATGGGCTTTAA
- a CDS encoding DegT/DnrJ/EryC1/StrS family aminotransferase: MNLKLLNFPENITSDIKENLNLVLNSGFWSTGPESKNLEDNFFNFYRRECISTSSGGTALQLLHDSFKNIKRIAIQSNTYFATALPWINSNAEILLLGARNDSLMPSIEIVKASIEKNPDAIIITHIGGYPNPEIKEIAEICKEKDILLFEDCAHSPLVKIDDKYVGTFGDAAILSFFPTKPIPAGEGGMIIVKNSAKAFEIRKIRDYGKFIDKKGVTKHYLPAFPNARLNEYSATIANTVLKHYFELLSLKIKIANFYDSNIDNNLIFSKIYNKKTITQFSYYKYICFLKDSKFKTSQVYDYPNQLVSILNDNNLSYKFFGEEEYSRSHTCLPITYSMTIKDAEEILNNVTL; this comes from the coding sequence ATGAACTTAAAATTACTTAATTTCCCAGAAAATATAACCTCTGATATAAAAGAAAACTTAAATTTAGTTCTTAATTCTGGCTTTTGGTCAACCGGACCAGAATCAAAAAATCTCGAAGATAATTTTTTTAACTTTTATAGAAGAGAATGTATATCCACTTCAAGTGGAGGTACCGCTTTACAACTCTTACATGATTCTTTTAAAAATATTAAACGGATAGCAATTCAATCCAATACATATTTTGCAACTGCCTTACCATGGATAAACTCCAACGCTGAAATATTATTGCTGGGTGCGCGTAATGACTCATTAATGCCTTCTATTGAAATAGTAAAAGCCTCCATTGAAAAAAATCCTGACGCGATAATAATTACACATATAGGTGGATATCCAAACCCGGAGATAAAAGAAATCGCAGAAATTTGTAAAGAAAAAGATATTTTACTTTTTGAAGATTGTGCTCATAGCCCTTTAGTAAAGATCGATGATAAATATGTAGGTACATTTGGAGATGCTGCAATTTTATCATTTTTCCCCACCAAACCTATCCCGGCAGGAGAAGGGGGAATGATTATAGTTAAAAATTCTGCCAAAGCTTTTGAAATTAGAAAGATTAGAGATTATGGGAAATTTATAGATAAAAAAGGAGTAACAAAACATTATTTACCTGCATTCCCAAATGCACGTCTAAATGAATATTCAGCTACTATTGCAAATACTGTTCTTAAACATTATTTTGAACTATTGAGTTTGAAAATAAAAATTGCAAATTTCTATGACTCTAATATTGATAATAATTTGATTTTTTCAAAGATTTATAATAAAAAAACAATTACTCAATTTTCCTACTATAAATATATTTGTTTTTTAAAAGATTCGAAATTTAAGACTTCACAAGTTTATGATTATCCAAATCAATTAGTTTCTATATTAAATGATAATAATTTAAGTTATAAGTTTTTTGGTGAAGAAGAATATTCAAGGAGTCATACATGTTTGCCTATCACCTATTCAATGACAATCAAAGATGCTGAAGAAATTTTAAACAACGTCACTTTATGA
- a CDS encoding glycosyltransferase: MKKILAVGVICKDNVNELRRTLLSISAQTENAHEVIIVDGSKTPINKKSSNIEDIIKKLKEKKVSINYLIQKGDGIASAFNYVYQNSSSKYLLYLNSGDEFFSTETIKNILPFLEENKSLYCFGSLICNPLKNSIKLAKPSKKIFDIYFKNPFPHPGVIIEIKTLNKVGGFNDELKQCMDYELFIRLLLKYKIKPRIINLVVSIFYVGGTSTNLSSLRKGMKRSWQLHNQEQYYPNVFFRIMFNLRVILYSIIFNIKIF; the protein is encoded by the coding sequence ATGAAAAAGATATTAGCAGTAGGTGTGATATGTAAAGATAATGTTAATGAGTTAAGAAGAACATTATTATCAATATCAGCACAAACTGAAAATGCACACGAAGTAATAATTGTTGATGGCAGCAAGACCCCAATTAATAAAAAAAGCTCGAATATTGAAGATATAATAAAAAAATTAAAAGAAAAGAAAGTTTCAATTAATTATTTAATTCAAAAAGGTGATGGAATTGCGTCAGCATTTAATTATGTTTATCAAAATTCTTCAAGTAAATATTTGCTTTATTTGAATAGTGGTGATGAGTTTTTTTCAACTGAAACTATAAAAAATATATTACCTTTTTTAGAAGAAAATAAAAGTTTATACTGCTTTGGAAGTTTGATTTGTAATCCATTAAAGAATTCAATAAAACTCGCAAAGCCCTCAAAAAAAATATTTGATATTTATTTTAAAAATCCATTTCCACATCCAGGAGTCATAATTGAAATTAAAACCTTAAATAAGGTTGGAGGATTTAATGATGAACTTAAACAATGTATGGACTATGAATTATTTATCAGATTATTATTGAAATATAAAATTAAACCAAGAATTATTAATTTAGTAGTCTCTATATTCTATGTAGGAGGAACCTCAACAAACCTTTCCTCTCTAAGAAAAGGTATGAAAAGATCTTGGCAATTACATAATCAAGAACAATATTATCCAAATGTCTTTTTTAGGATAATGTTTAATTTGAGGGTTATTTTATATTCTATTATATTTAATATTAAAATCTTCTAA
- a CDS encoding HAD hydrolase-like protein produces MVKLVIFDLDGVLIDSKEFHFEALNLALGKTYEISRKEHLAEYDGLPTIAKLNLLSEKKGLSKNQFDHIWKEKQKNTLKIFNESINKDYELMQYFKQLVDEGYKIAVASNSIRNTVKIILLRLGLLEFVDIYVSNEDVVRNKPYPEMYWKCMMALGALPQDTVIIEDSVVGRKGALDSKCHMIPVEDRGDLNQAKIDNIKKILNSNNEKVAWEDQTMNILIPMAGRGSRFESLGYTFPKPLIEVKGKPMIQVVVDNLNIKAKYTFIVQKKHYVKYNLQYLLNLIAPNCNIVQVDGITEGAACTTLLAKEFINNDQPLLMANSDQFVEWDSNKTLYAFSNSKCDGGILTFNASHPKWSYAKVNEEGFVTEVAEKKPISSNATVGIYWWKKGSDYVKYAEKMIKKDIRTNNEFYVCPVFNEAIQDGKKVLIKEIDNNGMWGMGTPEDLDNFLKNYVGEV; encoded by the coding sequence ATGGTAAAACTTGTAATTTTTGATCTTGATGGAGTACTGATTGATAGCAAGGAATTTCACTTTGAAGCATTAAATCTAGCACTAGGTAAAACATATGAGATAAGCAGAAAAGAACATCTTGCAGAATATGATGGACTACCCACAATAGCTAAGCTTAATTTGCTTTCAGAGAAAAAAGGACTTTCAAAAAATCAATTTGATCATATTTGGAAAGAAAAGCAGAAAAATACTTTAAAAATTTTTAACGAATCTATAAATAAAGATTATGAATTGATGCAATACTTTAAACAATTAGTTGATGAAGGCTACAAAATAGCTGTTGCATCAAATAGTATCAGAAATACTGTAAAAATTATTCTTTTACGTTTAGGGTTACTCGAATTTGTAGATATATATGTCTCAAATGAAGATGTTGTTAGAAATAAACCATATCCTGAAATGTACTGGAAATGTATGATGGCTTTAGGAGCCTTGCCTCAAGACACAGTAATTATTGAAGATAGTGTAGTTGGACGCAAAGGAGCATTAGATAGTAAATGTCATATGATACCAGTTGAAGATAGAGGAGATCTTAATCAAGCGAAAATAGATAATATTAAAAAGATTCTTAATTCAAACAATGAAAAAGTTGCTTGGGAAGATCAGACTATGAATATACTTATCCCAATGGCAGGGAGAGGTAGTAGATTTGAGAGCCTAGGATATACTTTCCCAAAGCCTTTGATTGAGGTTAAGGGAAAGCCTATGATCCAAGTTGTTGTTGATAATTTAAATATAAAAGCAAAATATACTTTTATTGTTCAAAAAAAGCATTATGTAAAATATAATTTGCAATATCTTCTGAATTTAATAGCTCCTAATTGTAATATTGTTCAAGTGGATGGAATTACAGAAGGTGCTGCATGTACAACGCTTCTAGCAAAAGAGTTTATTAATAATGATCAACCATTGTTAATGGCTAATTCTGATCAATTTGTAGAATGGGATTCTAATAAAACTCTTTACGCTTTTTCAAATAGCAAGTGTGATGGAGGTATTTTGACTTTTAACGCCTCACACCCTAAGTGGAGTTATGCCAAAGTTAATGAAGAGGGCTTTGTTACTGAAGTTGCTGAAAAGAAGCCAATATCGAGCAATGCTACGGTGGGGATTTACTGGTGGAAAAAGGGATCCGATTATGTAAAATATGCAGAAAAGATGATTAAAAAAGATATTAGAACTAATAATGAATTTTATGTCTGTCCAGTTTTTAATGAGGCTATTCAAGATGGTAAAAAGGTATTGATAAAAGAGATTGATAATAATGGGATGTGGGGTATGGGTACCCCCGAGGATCTAGATAATTTCTTAAAAAATTATGTTGGAGAAGTTTAG
- a CDS encoding pyruvate kinase has translation MAYPKIICTIGPSSDSKENLLNLKNCGVHVARVNLSHATIDDLQRYIEITKSIDLELGIDTEGAQIRTKISNCEKISIYKNNNLKIYREFESNSTVPNISLSPKILFSLIKKGSLLRLDFNGALVKVIEIKENFIECECINEGIVGNNKGVDVLDQLIELPDFSEKDIKALELARSLGIKEIFISFCKSKQAIQRVKSIIPDSIVTSKIESKYSIHNLIEICEYSDAILIDRGDLTREINIMDIPFAQRGIIKVAKENNVPCYVATNVLESLIEGNLPTRAELNDIVSTIEMGAGGIVLAAETAIGKKPILCAEIVKELIHRYNLHKNQLLFADLERNEINDKEMKLWLNRHNKY, from the coding sequence ATGGCTTATCCTAAAATTATTTGTACTATTGGTCCAAGTTCGGATAGTAAAGAAAATCTCTTGAACTTAAAAAACTGTGGTGTGCATGTTGCAAGGGTAAATTTGTCCCATGCAACAATTGATGACTTACAAAGGTATATTGAAATTACGAAATCAATTGATTTAGAACTTGGAATTGATACTGAGGGCGCCCAAATTAGAACAAAAATATCAAATTGTGAAAAAATTTCAATTTATAAAAACAATAATTTAAAAATTTATCGGGAATTTGAAAGTAATTCAACTGTTCCAAATATATCATTGTCGCCTAAAATTTTATTCTCATTAATTAAAAAAGGGTCTCTTTTAAGACTTGATTTTAATGGCGCTTTAGTAAAAGTAATTGAAATTAAAGAAAATTTTATTGAATGTGAATGTATTAACGAAGGTATTGTAGGGAACAATAAAGGTGTAGATGTATTAGACCAATTGATTGAATTACCCGACTTTAGTGAAAAAGATATCAAGGCACTGGAGTTAGCTCGTTCGCTTGGTATAAAAGAAATATTTATATCATTTTGCAAATCAAAACAAGCAATTCAAAGGGTCAAGTCAATAATTCCTGATTCAATTGTTACTAGCAAAATAGAAAGTAAATACAGTATTCATAATTTAATTGAAATTTGTGAGTATTCAGATGCCATACTTATCGATAGAGGAGACCTAACTAGAGAAATAAATATTATGGATATTCCCTTTGCTCAAAGAGGAATTATTAAAGTAGCTAAAGAAAATAATGTACCTTGCTATGTTGCTACAAATGTTCTTGAGAGTCTTATCGAAGGTAATTTGCCTACAAGGGCAGAATTAAATGATATAGTTTCTACAATTGAGATGGGGGCTGGAGGAATAGTTCTTGCTGCAGAAACCGCAATAGGTAAAAAGCCAATCTTATGCGCAGAAATAGTAAAAGAATTGATTCATAGATACAATTTACATAAAAATCAATTACTATTTGCAGATTTAGAGAGAAATGAAATTAATGATAAAGAGATGAAACTTTGGTTAAATAGGCACAACAAATATTAA
- a CDS encoding sugar transferase: MNIVFLGRSIEKIKIMPDEKNKLKDLNLISLSEYKDDNQKKLFEIVIDEEIDNKEEINFLQEMSLKRVLIYHPIDFAEKYLNRTLVEYLDWQYFKKSSLPSSIIPLQLRFKRLCDIFFSFFIIISSLPLSLIVIILIKFEDNGPIFYSQIRNGFDNKTFKVYKFRSMKVNSEPNGPQWAKNKDKRITKLGNLLRKSRIDELPQLFNVIIGEMSLIGPRPERPEIDKMLVEKINLYSYRYSIKPGLSGWAQVNYPYGASLEDAKNKLSFDFFYIKNYSLLLDLLIFFKTIRTVLNLYGSVPYK, from the coding sequence GTGAATATAGTCTTTTTGGGTAGATCAATTGAAAAAATAAAAATAATGCCTGATGAAAAAAACAAGTTAAAAGATTTAAATCTTATTTCATTAAGCGAATATAAAGATGATAATCAGAAAAAATTATTTGAAATTGTAATTGATGAGGAAATAGATAATAAAGAAGAAATAAATTTTCTTCAAGAAATGTCTTTAAAAAGGGTATTAATTTATCACCCTATCGATTTTGCTGAAAAGTATTTAAATAGAACATTAGTCGAATATTTAGATTGGCAGTATTTTAAAAAATCAAGTTTGCCCTCCTCCATAATTCCTTTGCAGTTAAGATTTAAGAGACTATGTGATATTTTTTTTAGTTTTTTCATAATAATTTCATCCTTACCATTATCTCTAATAGTGATAATTCTTATAAAATTCGAAGATAACGGTCCAATTTTCTATAGCCAAATAAGAAATGGTTTTGACAATAAAACTTTTAAAGTTTATAAGTTTAGGAGTATGAAAGTAAATTCCGAGCCAAATGGACCTCAATGGGCTAAAAATAAAGACAAAAGGATTACAAAGTTAGGAAATCTATTAAGGAAATCTAGAATAGATGAATTACCACAACTTTTTAATGTAATAATTGGAGAAATGAGTCTTATTGGTCCAAGACCTGAAAGGCCAGAGATTGATAAAATGCTCGTTGAAAAAATAAATTTGTATTCATATAGATACTCAATTAAGCCAGGACTAAGTGGTTGGGCACAAGTTAATTATCCATATGGGGCATCTTTAGAAGATGCCAAAAATAAACTAAGTTTTGATTTCTTTTATATAAAGAATTATTCTTTGTTACTTGATTTATTAATTTTTTTTAAAACTATAAGAACTGTTCTTAATCTTTATGGATCTGTCCCATATAAATAA